Proteins co-encoded in one Stutzerimonas stutzeri genomic window:
- a CDS encoding AEC family transporter, whose translation MYRVTALLLALWPLFALIVAGYFLRLREFPSEAFWPGAERINYFVLFPALLFSSLATAPLGNPALPRLAGAVMLGLGLAWVGLLLLKRLRGWPAARFGAFAQGALRFNTYLGLAAVGSLFGKEGLAMAALMLALMVPTVNVMSVWALTAERGVSLRGLLLPIAKNPLILACVTGALVNVSGLGLPGGTDRLLGLLAAASLPLGLLCVGAALKPKELGGEVPALGWNSAARLLGVPLLAYGVARLIGLPAMETTILVLFFALPTAPTAYVLTRQLGGDSHLMAGIITLQTLLAAASLPLVLTLLDG comes from the coding sequence ATGTATCGCGTGACTGCTCTACTGCTCGCCCTCTGGCCCCTGTTCGCCCTGATCGTTGCCGGCTATTTCCTGCGTCTGCGGGAGTTTCCCAGCGAGGCCTTCTGGCCGGGCGCCGAACGGATCAACTACTTCGTGCTGTTTCCAGCGTTGCTGTTCAGCAGCCTGGCCACCGCGCCTCTAGGCAATCCCGCGCTGCCGCGCCTGGCCGGCGCAGTCATGCTCGGACTGGGGCTGGCATGGGTGGGCTTGCTGCTGTTGAAGCGGCTGCGAGGCTGGCCGGCGGCGCGCTTCGGTGCCTTCGCCCAGGGCGCTTTGCGCTTCAATACCTATCTGGGCCTCGCCGCAGTAGGCAGTCTGTTCGGCAAGGAAGGGCTGGCCATGGCGGCGCTGATGCTGGCCTTGATGGTGCCAACCGTGAATGTGATGTCGGTCTGGGCGCTGACCGCCGAGCGTGGCGTCAGCCTGCGCGGCCTGCTGCTGCCGATCGCGAAGAACCCGCTAATCCTGGCCTGCGTGACGGGCGCGCTGGTGAACGTCTCCGGGCTGGGCCTGCCTGGCGGTACCGACCGCCTGCTTGGCCTGCTCGCAGCGGCCAGCCTGCCGCTGGGCCTGCTGTGCGTGGGCGCGGCGCTGAAGCCCAAGGAGCTCGGAGGGGAAGTCCCGGCACTGGGCTGGAACAGCGCCGCGCGGCTGCTGGGCGTTCCGCTGCTGGCGTATGGCGTGGCACGGCTGATCGGCTTGCCGGCGATGGAGACCACTATTCTGGTGCTGTTTTTCGCCCTGCCCACCGCGCCGACCGCCTACGTTCTGACTCGCCAGCTTGGCGGCGACAGCCACCTGATGGCGGGCATCATCACCCTGCAGACCTTGCTGGCCGCCGCCAGTTTGCCGCTGGTGCTGACGCTACTCGACGGCTGA